Proteins from a genomic interval of Phenylobacterium sp. LH3H17:
- a CDS encoding GFA family protein → MPRYLGSCHCGKVRFAVDAEIDHVRVCDCSICRRRGALIHRVEEAQFELLSPLDELVTYKFNTRQATDYFCPDCGILPFRRPRTAPHLWAINVRCLDDVDLDAIRIERVSGSRLP, encoded by the coding sequence TTGCCGAGGTATTTGGGGAGCTGCCACTGCGGCAAGGTCCGGTTCGCGGTCGACGCCGAGATCGACCACGTCCGGGTTTGCGACTGCTCGATCTGCCGACGCCGCGGCGCCTTGATCCACAGGGTCGAGGAGGCCCAGTTCGAACTGCTCTCCCCGCTGGACGAGCTCGTGACCTACAAATTCAACACCCGCCAGGCCACGGACTATTTCTGTCCCGACTGCGGAATCCTGCCGTTCCGGCGCCCCCGGACCGCGCCTCATCTCTGGGCCATCAATGTACGGTGCCTGGACGACGTCGATCTCGACGCGATCCGGATCGAGCGTGTGTCAGGGAGCCGCCTCCCGTGA
- the rpoC gene encoding DNA-directed RNA polymerase subunit beta', producing MNQEVLNIFNPVQAAPTFDRIRIALASPEKIRSWSFGEIKKPETINYRTFKPERDGLFCARIFGPTKDYECLCGKYKRMKYKGIICEKCGVEVTLARVRRERMGHIELASPVAHIWFLKSLPSRISMMLDMALKDIERVLYFEYYIVTEPGLTPLKQHQLLSEDEYMRYQEEFGDDSFTAEIGAEAVQGLLKAIDLPKEADRLREDLLTITSEMKLKKTSKRLKLIESFIESGNKAEWMILSVVPVIPPELRPLVPLDGGRFATSDLNDLYRRVINRNNRLKRLIELRAPDIIIRNEKRMLQEAVDALFDNGRRGRVITGANKRPLKSLADMLKGKQGRFRQNLLGKRVDYSGRSVIVVGPELKLHECGLPKKMALELFKPFIYARLDAKGLSGTVKQSKRMVEREQPAVWDILDEVIREHPVLLNRAPTLHRLGIQAFEPKLIEGKAIQLHPLVCAAFNADFDGDQMAVHVPLSLEAQLEARVLMMSTNNILSPANGRPIIVPSQDIVLGLYYLSLAKPNEPGQGKMFGEMCEIDAALDAGVVTLHTKIKARHSEMDADGVLVRKLIDTTPGRMKIAALFPHHPAIGHRLLEKNLTKKEIGNLIDAVYRHCGQKATVIFADQIMGLGFREAAKAGISFGKDDIIIPERKKPIVAQTRKLVEEYEQQYADGLITKGEKYNKVVDAWAKATDRVADEMMLEISTAESDENGREKEINSIFMMANSGARGSQAQMKQLGGMRGLMAKPSGEIIETPIISNFKEGLSVQEYFNSTHGARKGLADTALKTANSGYLTRRLVDVAQDCIINEEDCGTTRGITLRAVVEGGDVLVSLGLRILGRFAAEDVKDPNTGEVIAPADTYFDENMIDIVEAATVQSVKVRSVLTCEAKIGVCGACYGRDLARGTPVNIGEAVGVIAAQSIGEPGTQLTMRTFHIGGTAQVAEQSFFESGNEGVARLVGGNTVVAPDGGVVAMSRNLMIIVQVDGKDRESYKPPYGARLKVKDGDKVKRGQRLAEWDPYSTPIISEVGGKVRFEDLVENFSVREEADEATGISNRVVIDWRASTKGSDLRPAMAVIDAEGAYMRISNGGEARYLLPVGAILSVGDGDEIKPGEVLARMSTESAKTRDITGGLPRVAELFEARRPKDCAVIAEMDGRVEFGRDYKNKRRIKITPEDGGEAVEFLIPKGKHIAVHDGDVIRKGEYLIDGNPDPHDILRILGIEALAEFLVDEIQEVYRLQGVPINDKHIETIVRQMLQKGEILEPGDTGLLKGDHLDMSEINEENAKTESRGGRPAITQPVLLGITKASLQTRSFISAASFQETTRVLTEASVQGKSDTLEGLKENVIVGRLIPAGTGSYLRNLQRIAAKRDEALSASREEAMEPLPDVIAVEAEAEKVDV from the coding sequence ATGAACCAGGAAGTCCTGAATATCTTCAATCCGGTCCAGGCCGCTCCGACCTTCGACCGCATCCGTATCGCCCTGGCCTCGCCCGAAAAGATCCGCTCGTGGTCCTTCGGCGAGATCAAGAAGCCCGAGACCATCAACTACCGGACCTTCAAGCCGGAGCGCGATGGCCTGTTCTGCGCGCGCATCTTCGGTCCGACCAAGGACTACGAGTGCCTGTGCGGCAAGTACAAGCGCATGAAGTACAAGGGCATCATCTGCGAGAAGTGCGGCGTCGAGGTCACCCTCGCGCGCGTTCGCCGCGAGCGGATGGGCCACATCGAACTGGCTTCGCCGGTCGCCCATATCTGGTTCCTGAAGTCCCTGCCCAGCCGCATCTCGATGATGCTGGACATGGCCCTGAAGGACATCGAGCGGGTCCTCTACTTCGAATACTACATCGTCACCGAGCCGGGCCTGACCCCGCTGAAGCAGCACCAGTTGCTCTCGGAAGACGAGTACATGCGCTACCAGGAGGAGTTCGGGGACGACAGCTTCACCGCCGAGATCGGCGCCGAAGCCGTCCAGGGCCTGCTGAAGGCCATCGACCTGCCGAAGGAAGCCGACCGGCTGCGTGAGGACCTCCTCACCATCACCTCGGAAATGAAGCTCAAGAAGACGTCCAAGCGTCTGAAGCTCATCGAGAGCTTCATCGAGAGCGGCAACAAGGCCGAGTGGATGATCCTCTCGGTGGTCCCGGTGATTCCGCCCGAGCTGCGCCCGCTGGTGCCGCTGGACGGCGGCCGCTTCGCGACCTCCGACCTGAACGACCTCTACCGCCGGGTGATCAACCGCAACAACCGCCTGAAGCGCCTGATCGAGCTGCGCGCCCCGGACATCATCATCCGCAACGAAAAGCGGATGCTGCAGGAAGCCGTCGACGCCCTGTTCGACAACGGCCGTCGCGGCCGCGTCATCACCGGCGCCAACAAGCGCCCGCTGAAGTCGCTCGCCGACATGCTGAAGGGCAAGCAGGGCCGGTTCCGCCAGAACCTGCTCGGCAAGCGCGTCGACTATTCGGGCCGTTCGGTCATCGTGGTCGGTCCCGAGCTGAAGCTGCACGAGTGCGGCCTGCCGAAGAAGATGGCGCTCGAGCTGTTCAAGCCGTTCATCTACGCCCGCCTGGACGCCAAGGGACTCTCGGGGACCGTCAAGCAGTCCAAGCGGATGGTGGAGCGCGAGCAGCCGGCCGTCTGGGACATCCTCGACGAGGTGATCCGCGAGCACCCGGTTCTGCTGAACCGCGCGCCGACCCTGCACCGTCTCGGCATCCAGGCCTTCGAACCCAAGCTGATCGAGGGCAAGGCCATCCAGCTTCACCCGCTGGTCTGCGCGGCCTTCAACGCCGACTTCGACGGCGACCAGATGGCCGTCCACGTGCCGCTCTCGCTGGAAGCCCAGCTTGAAGCCCGCGTGCTGATGATGTCGACCAACAACATCCTGTCGCCCGCCAACGGCCGTCCGATCATCGTGCCGTCGCAGGATATCGTGCTCGGCCTCTACTACCTGTCGCTGGCCAAGCCCAACGAGCCGGGCCAAGGCAAGATGTTCGGCGAGATGTGCGAGATCGACGCGGCGCTCGACGCCGGGGTCGTGACCCTGCACACCAAGATCAAGGCCCGCCACTCCGAGATGGACGCCGACGGCGTCCTGGTCCGCAAGCTGATCGACACCACGCCCGGGCGGATGAAGATCGCGGCCCTGTTCCCGCATCACCCGGCCATCGGCCACCGGCTGCTGGAAAAGAACCTGACCAAGAAGGAGATCGGCAACCTTATCGACGCCGTCTACCGCCACTGCGGTCAGAAGGCGACGGTGATCTTCGCCGACCAGATCATGGGTCTGGGCTTCCGCGAGGCGGCCAAGGCCGGCATCTCCTTCGGCAAGGACGACATCATCATCCCCGAGCGGAAGAAGCCCATCGTGGCCCAGACCCGCAAGCTGGTTGAAGAGTACGAGCAGCAGTACGCCGACGGCCTGATCACCAAGGGTGAGAAGTACAACAAGGTCGTCGACGCCTGGGCCAAGGCCACCGACCGGGTCGCCGACGAGATGATGCTGGAGATCTCGACCGCCGAGTCCGACGAGAACGGCCGCGAAAAGGAGATCAACTCGATCTTCATGATGGCCAACTCCGGCGCCCGCGGTTCGCAGGCCCAGATGAAGCAGCTCGGCGGGATGCGAGGCCTCATGGCCAAGCCCTCCGGCGAGATCATCGAAACCCCGATCATCTCGAACTTCAAGGAAGGCCTGTCGGTCCAGGAGTACTTCAACTCCACCCACGGCGCCCGTAAGGGCCTGGCCGACACCGCGCTGAAGACCGCCAACTCCGGCTATCTGACCCGTCGTCTGGTCGACGTGGCGCAGGACTGCATCATCAACGAGGAAGACTGCGGCACCACGCGGGGCATCACCCTTCGCGCCGTGGTCGAGGGCGGCGACGTCCTGGTCTCGCTGGGGCTGCGCATCCTGGGCCGCTTCGCCGCCGAGGACGTGAAGGACCCGAACACCGGTGAGGTCATCGCTCCGGCCGACACCTATTTCGACGAGAACATGATCGACATCGTCGAGGCCGCCACGGTCCAGTCGGTGAAGGTCCGTTCGGTCCTCACCTGCGAGGCCAAGATCGGCGTCTGCGGCGCCTGCTACGGCCGCGACCTCGCGCGCGGCACGCCGGTGAACATCGGTGAAGCCGTGGGCGTCATCGCCGCCCAGTCGATCGGCGAGCCGGGCACCCAGCTGACGATGCGGACCTTCCACATCGGCGGCACCGCCCAGGTCGCCGAGCAGTCGTTCTTCGAGAGCGGCAATGAGGGCGTGGCCCGCCTGGTCGGCGGCAACACGGTCGTGGCGCCCGATGGCGGCGTCGTGGCCATGAGCCGCAACCTGATGATCATCGTCCAGGTCGATGGCAAGGACCGCGAGTCCTACAAGCCGCCTTACGGCGCGCGCCTGAAGGTCAAGGACGGCGACAAGGTCAAGCGCGGCCAGCGCCTGGCCGAATGGGACCCGTACTCGACCCCGATCATCTCCGAAGTGGGCGGCAAGGTCCGCTTCGAAGACCTGGTCGAGAACTTCTCGGTCCGCGAGGAAGCCGACGAAGCCACCGGCATCTCCAACCGCGTGGTCATCGACTGGCGCGCCTCGACCAAGGGTTCGGACCTGCGTCCGGCCATGGCCGTGATCGACGCCGAGGGCGCCTATATGCGCATCTCGAACGGCGGGGAGGCGCGTTACCTCCTGCCGGTGGGCGCCATTCTCTCCGTCGGCGACGGCGATGAGATCAAGCCCGGCGAGGTCCTGGCCCGTATGTCGACCGAAAGCGCCAAGACCCGGGACATCACCGGTGGTCTGCCGCGCGTCGCCGAACTCTTCGAAGCCCGCCGTCCGAAGGACTGCGCGGTCATCGCCGAGATGGACGGCCGCGTCGAATTCGGCCGCGACTACAAGAACAAGCGCCGCATCAAGATCACCCCGGAAGATGGTGGCGAGGCGGTCGAGTTCCTGATCCCCAAGGGCAAGCACATCGCCGTCCACGACGGCGACGTGATCCGCAAGGGCGAGTATCTGATCGACGGCAACCCGGATCCGCACGACATCCTGCGCATCCTGGGCATTGAGGCTCTGGCCGAGTTCCTGGTCGACGAGATCCAGGAGGTCTACCGGCTCCAAGGCGTGCCGATCAACGACAAGCACATCGAGACGATCGTTCGTCAGATGCTGCAAAAGGGCGAAATCCTCGAGCCGGGCGACACCGGCCTGCTCAAGGGCGATCACCTGGACATGTCGGAGATCAACGAGGAGAACGCCAAGACCGAGTCCCGTGGCGGCCGTCCGGCCATCACCCAGCCGGTCCTGCTCGGCATCACCAAGGCGTCGCTGCAGACCCGCAGCTTCATCTCGGCCGCCTCGTTCCAGGAAACCACCCGCGTCCTCACCGAGGCTTCGGTCCAGGGCAAGAGCGACACCCTGGAAGGCCTGAAGGAAAACGTGATCGTCGGCCGCCTGATCCCGGCGGGCACCGGGTCCTACCTGCGCAACCTGCAGCGTATCGCCGCCAAGCGCGACGAAGCCCTGTCGGCCAGCCGCGAGGAGGCCATGGAGCCCCTGCCGGACGTCATCGCCGTCGAGGCGGAGGCCGAGAAGGTCGACGTCTAA
- a CDS encoding GNAT family N-acetyltransferase — MRIDPVRTPDDLRATAALFEAYARSLPVDLGYQDFGAELASLPGKYAPPRGELLLARDAAGGALGCVSLRPLPAAGRCEMKRLYLAPEARGTGLGRALAEAIIQTARDIGYGELRLDTLATMTSAIGLYRQLGFAEIEPYYAPTPPGTIFMALRL, encoded by the coding sequence GTGAGGATCGATCCCGTCCGAACACCCGATGACCTCCGGGCGACGGCGGCCCTGTTCGAGGCCTACGCCAGGTCGCTCCCGGTAGATCTGGGCTATCAGGATTTCGGCGCGGAGCTGGCGTCCCTGCCGGGCAAGTACGCCCCGCCGCGCGGCGAGCTCCTGTTGGCCCGCGACGCAGCCGGCGGCGCCCTGGGGTGCGTCAGCCTGAGGCCGCTGCCGGCGGCCGGCCGCTGCGAGATGAAGCGCCTCTACCTCGCCCCGGAAGCGCGCGGGACGGGCCTCGGCCGGGCCTTGGCCGAGGCGATCATCCAGACGGCGCGCGACATCGGCTATGGCGAGCTGCGCCTGGACACCCTGGCCACCATGACCTCGGCCATCGGCCTCTACCGCCAGCTGGGCTTCGCCGAGATCGAGCCCTATTACGCGCCGACCCCGCCGGGGACCATCTTCATGGCTCTGAGGCTCTAG
- a CDS encoding zf-TFIIB domain-containing protein, producing the protein MPLLLCPNCNVSMQNVARSGVELDMCPTCRGVWLDRGELEKILEGGREVRQADVQARERFDREIDTFHRDPESWKRSHPYDSDAKRHRYEDDDYHHRKKKRGFDIFDIFD; encoded by the coding sequence GTGCCGCTGCTGCTTTGCCCCAACTGCAACGTCTCCATGCAGAACGTCGCCCGCTCCGGCGTCGAACTGGACATGTGCCCGACCTGCCGCGGGGTCTGGCTGGACCGCGGCGAGCTCGAGAAGATCCTGGAGGGCGGGCGCGAGGTGCGGCAGGCCGACGTCCAGGCCCGCGAGCGTTTCGACCGCGAGATCGACACCTTCCACCGCGACCCGGAAAGCTGGAAGCGCAGCCATCCCTATGACAGCGACGCCAAGCGCCACCGCTATGAAGACGACGACTATCACCATCGCAAGAAGAAGCGCGGCTTCGACATCTTCGACATCTTCGACTGA